From the genome of Psychroserpens ponticola, one region includes:
- a CDS encoding DUF2271 domain-containing protein: MKNIRIILPLLILVLGLMSFKTLTESTKYKCMIQMTNYTGEGAYIVISLLNPKGEYEKTLYVKGDDDEWYNTVESWWSFYGKKRTDIDAITGATISGGERAVNVIKIDDDKLDKGYKLRFETAVEDQEYHTSDVEFELTSENVKSKIEGKGFIRYIRMMPQ; encoded by the coding sequence ATGAAGAATATACGCATAATATTGCCTTTGCTAATTTTGGTTTTAGGTTTAATGTCCTTCAAGACTTTAACCGAATCAACTAAATACAAATGCATGATTCAAATGACGAATTATACTGGTGAAGGTGCATACATCGTCATTTCATTACTCAACCCTAAAGGTGAATACGAAAAAACACTATATGTAAAAGGTGATGATGACGAGTGGTATAATACGGTTGAATCTTGGTGGAGCTTCTACGGAAAAAAACGAACAGATATCGATGCCATCACAGGAGCAACCATAAGTGGAGGTGAACGTGCTGTCAATGTGATAAAAATTGATGATGACAAGCTAGACAAAGGCTACAAACTTAGATTTGAAACAGCAGTTGAAGATCAAGAATATCACACAAGTGATGTCGAGTTTGAACTCACCTCTGAAAACGTAAAAAGTAAAATTGAAGGCAAAGGTTTTATTAGATACATTAGAATGATGCCTCAATAA
- a CDS encoding T9SS type A sorting domain-containing protein — MKNFTLSIKSLLIFIIVLQTGVSFSQSIASYNITFSSVWENEIVDPENGNSTATIPGNAHWSNLVGATHNSNYKLVEMGTLATTGVKNVAETGNNDALMIEVLNEINNTGNVNQWLQEPMSPFNNISSATLSDVIVNSDFPLLSLVSMIAPSPDWMIAINGINLRTGGTWNNEIIIPLFPYDAGTDSGSMYASANLPTVPNPEPISALINQAPFNAKPIGTITISLNEVLSLPDQEITKVLVSPNPSNGLIKISTSNSNIMKETLVFDVLGKQVVKMNNKDLDSSLKLDLTALNKGIYLVKFELQDGAFITKRLVLN; from the coding sequence ATGAAAAACTTTACTTTATCTATTAAATCTCTACTCATATTTATCATTGTTTTACAAACAGGAGTTTCGTTTTCACAGTCTATTGCAAGTTATAATATTACATTTTCTAGTGTTTGGGAAAATGAAATTGTTGATCCTGAAAACGGAAATAGTACAGCAACAATTCCAGGAAATGCACATTGGTCAAATCTTGTTGGCGCAACACATAACAGTAATTACAAATTAGTTGAAATGGGAACTTTAGCCACTACAGGTGTTAAAAATGTAGCAGAAACTGGTAATAATGATGCTCTTATGATTGAAGTTTTGAACGAAATTAATAACACAGGCAATGTAAACCAATGGTTACAAGAACCTATGTCTCCTTTTAATAATATAAGCTCTGCAACACTTAGTGATGTTATAGTAAATTCAGATTTCCCATTATTAAGTTTAGTATCTATGATTGCTCCTAGTCCAGATTGGATGATCGCTATTAATGGCATAAACTTAAGAACTGGTGGCACATGGAATAATGAAATAATAATTCCTTTATTTCCTTATGATGCTGGAACAGACAGTGGATCTATGTATGCATCTGCAAACTTGCCAACAGTACCTAATCCTGAGCCAATTTCAGCATTAATAAATCAAGCACCTTTTAACGCCAAGCCTATTGGGACAATTACAATCTCTTTAAATGAAGTCTTAAGTCTCCCAGATCAAGAGATAACTAAAGTTCTTGTGTCTCCAAATCCATCTAATGGTTTGATTAAAATCAGCACATCGAATTCTAACATAATGAAAGAGACTTTAGTATTTGATGTCTTAGGAAAACAAGTCGTTAAGATGAATAATAAAGATCTAGATTCTTCATTAAAATTAGATTTGACAGCCTTAAATAAAGGTATTTATCTAGTTAAATTTGAACTTCAAGATGGTGCTTTTATTACAAAAAGACTAGTTTTAAACTAA
- a CDS encoding LysE family translocator gives MLITYSNFVFLILFLLKLNTLNYDLLFSFVIATSVLAISPGPDNIYVLMQSIVNGKKFGLATVAGLISGCLIHTSLVAFGVSAIIKENDSLFFIIKLFGALYLLYLAYKVFRAKAELSLTSGDIPKKSMTQLFKQGFIMNVLNPKVSIFFLAFFPGFLFNDSMSTVLQFYVLGLLFMSVSAFIFSTIAILAGSISEYIMQHKRTGLYLKWLQIIVFIGIAILIFTSKK, from the coding sequence ATGTTAATTACTTACAGTAATTTTGTTTTTTTAATATTATTTTTACTAAAACTAAACACACTGAATTACGATCTTCTTTTTTCATTTGTTATTGCAACGTCTGTATTAGCAATTTCTCCAGGACCAGATAATATATACGTGCTTATGCAAAGTATCGTAAATGGAAAGAAATTTGGTCTAGCGACTGTTGCTGGTTTGATTTCTGGTTGTTTGATACATACTTCATTGGTCGCTTTTGGAGTGTCTGCAATTATAAAGGAAAATGATTCACTCTTTTTTATAATCAAACTTTTTGGAGCATTGTATTTACTTTATTTAGCATACAAGGTATTTAGAGCTAAAGCTGAATTGAGTCTAACTTCAGGAGATATTCCCAAGAAAAGCATGACACAATTGTTTAAACAAGGCTTTATTATGAATGTGTTAAATCCGAAAGTGTCTATTTTCTTTTTAGCATTTTTTCCCGGATTTTTATTTAATGATTCGATGAGTACTGTGCTTCAGTTTTATGTTTTAGGATTGCTATTTATGAGTGTTTCTGCATTCATTTTTTCAACTATTGCTATTCTAGCTGGCTCAATTTCAGAATATATTATGCAACATAAGCGTACTGGATTGTATCTAAAATGGCTCCAAATAATTGTGTTTATAGGTATTGCGATCTTAATTTTTACTTCTAAAAAATAG
- a CDS encoding ankyrin repeat domain-containing protein: protein MKQYKKIITLVTLLMSVYGFSQENIFLSRDYWSTNPSIKDIDSKIKEGHNIAQANSNNFDAVVYAILQNAPNKTIECIQSKKGNDVNKLTHDGRTYIFWAAYKGNVEFMDYLLKKGAKTDLTDDKGNTILNFAASSGQQNTKVYDLCIANGADLKIDLNPNGANALLLAAPSDEDFKLINYFQSKGLDIKSVDSKGNGVFNYVAKTGNIKLMNALLDKGVKGNDQAFLFAAYGTRGTTNGVEVYKYLESQGLNPNTFNEEDVSPLHIVASRSKDIELIYYLLEKGLDVNTKDAKGNNAVMNAASRNTLEVVKIFIENLKTINDTNKKGQSALSLAVQGNTPDVVEFLIKKGYDTTIIDAKGNNLAYYLANSYSIKNVLVFNEKMELFKRNKLDLAAVQKNGNTWFHFAVKKNSITLLKLALEMDQDINVKNNEGNTALLLAAMTAENTEVLKFLMDQGADKTITTDFEETAYDLAKENELLKKNKVSIEFLK from the coding sequence ATGAAACAGTATAAAAAAATTATAACCTTAGTTACACTTTTAATGAGTGTCTATGGTTTTTCTCAAGAAAATATCTTTTTAAGTAGAGATTATTGGAGTACTAATCCTTCAATTAAAGATATAGATTCAAAAATTAAAGAAGGACACAATATCGCTCAAGCCAATAGTAATAATTTTGATGCTGTAGTGTATGCAATTCTTCAAAATGCACCAAATAAAACTATTGAGTGCATTCAATCTAAAAAAGGAAATGATGTCAATAAACTAACTCATGATGGGAGAACTTACATCTTTTGGGCAGCTTACAAAGGCAATGTTGAGTTTATGGACTATTTACTTAAGAAAGGGGCTAAAACAGATCTTACAGATGATAAAGGGAATACCATTCTAAATTTTGCAGCATCGTCAGGTCAGCAAAACACTAAAGTCTATGATTTATGCATAGCAAATGGAGCTGACCTAAAAATAGATTTGAATCCTAATGGCGCAAACGCTTTATTGTTAGCGGCACCAAGTGATGAAGATTTTAAATTGATTAATTATTTTCAGTCTAAAGGATTAGATATTAAAAGTGTTGATAGCAAAGGCAATGGTGTTTTTAATTATGTTGCGAAAACTGGAAACATAAAACTCATGAATGCTTTACTCGATAAAGGAGTTAAAGGGAATGATCAGGCTTTTTTGTTTGCAGCTTACGGAACACGAGGGACTACAAATGGAGTAGAGGTTTATAAGTATTTAGAAAGTCAAGGATTAAATCCTAATACTTTTAATGAAGAAGATGTGTCTCCATTACATATCGTTGCATCTAGAAGTAAAGATATTGAGTTGATATACTATTTATTAGAAAAAGGATTAGATGTCAATACTAAAGATGCTAAAGGAAATAATGCAGTAATGAATGCAGCTTCTAGAAACACCTTAGAGGTCGTTAAGATTTTTATTGAAAACTTAAAAACGATCAATGACACCAATAAAAAAGGACAATCAGCTTTGTCATTAGCAGTACAAGGAAATACGCCTGATGTTGTTGAGTTTTTAATTAAAAAAGGATATGATACAACTATCATTGATGCTAAAGGAAACAATCTAGCCTATTACTTAGCCAATTCGTATTCAATTAAAAATGTATTGGTATTTAATGAAAAAATGGAATTATTTAAACGTAATAAATTGGATTTAGCTGCTGTTCAAAAAAACGGTAACACCTGGTTTCATTTTGCTGTTAAAAAAAATAGCATCACTTTATTAAAGTTAGCTTTAGAAATGGATCAAGACATTAATGTAAAAAACAATGAAGGTAATACAGCCTTGCTTTTAGCAGCTATGACAGCCGAAAATACAGAGGTCTTAAAATTTCTTATGGATCAAGGAGCAGATAAGACTATAACTACCGATTTTGAAGAGACTGCATACGATTTAGCTAAAGAAAATGAGTTGCTTAAAAAGAATAAGGTTTCAATAGAATTTTTAAAATAG
- a CDS encoding DUF6607 family protein: protein MKQIAGLLVLIFTFSLVGNAQNKKEQDKKAIKKMCGCYEVTFNFAETFSYSEDSLYTPSKTKVDKGLEWAELIEDDDNKLSIQHLLQVGNPEQPHIVKHWRQDWLFENSEFYMFNGDNAWLSEKKNAEEVKGQWTQKVYQVDDSPRYEGSSTWVHVDGKSYWENTTTAPLPRREYTKRSDYNVTLRGNRHEITNYGWLHDQDNDKIIREDGKDDVILAKEKGYNTYVKVVDSRCQAAANWWKAHQEKWALVRNKWNEVYGRHQNLSLESKVDHKVLYKYLFDDEVNDEKQINKVIESFVKK, encoded by the coding sequence ATGAAACAAATAGCAGGTTTACTAGTATTAATTTTTACATTTTCATTAGTAGGAAATGCTCAAAACAAGAAAGAACAAGACAAAAAAGCCATTAAAAAAATGTGTGGTTGCTATGAAGTGACTTTCAATTTTGCAGAGACGTTTTCCTATAGTGAAGATTCATTATATACGCCTTCTAAAACCAAAGTTGATAAAGGTTTAGAGTGGGCTGAATTAATTGAAGATGATGATAACAAGCTATCTATTCAGCATTTATTACAAGTCGGAAATCCTGAGCAACCACATATTGTGAAGCATTGGAGACAAGATTGGTTATTTGAAAATAGTGAATTTTATATGTTTAATGGCGATAATGCTTGGCTTTCTGAAAAAAAGAATGCTGAAGAGGTTAAAGGTCAATGGACACAAAAAGTATATCAAGTAGATGATAGTCCGCGTTATGAAGGGTCTTCAACTTGGGTTCATGTAGATGGGAAAAGTTATTGGGAAAATACTACAACTGCTCCATTACCAAGAAGAGAATATACCAAACGAAGTGATTACAATGTCACACTAAGGGGTAATAGACATGAAATCACAAATTATGGTTGGTTGCATGATCAAGATAACGATAAAATTATTCGTGAAGATGGGAAAGACGACGTAATCTTAGCAAAAGAAAAAGGATATAATACCTATGTTAAGGTTGTCGATAGTAGATGTCAGGCAGCTGCAAACTGGTGGAAAGCGCATCAAGAAAAATGGGCTTTAGTTAGAAACAAATGGAATGAAGTTTACGGAAGACACCAAAATTTGTCATTAGAATCTAAAGTTGATCACAAAGTCTTATATAAATATTTATTTGATGATGAAGTAAATGACGAAAAACAAATTAATAAGGTTATAGAATCTTTTGTGAAAAAATAA
- a CDS encoding hydroxymethylglutaryl-CoA lyase → MNKTLKIIECPRDAMQGIKDFIPTDKKVQYIQSLLRVGFDTIDFGSFVSPKAIPQMVDTAEVLSKLDLSTTTSKLLAIIANTRGANDACQHPEIDYLGYPFSISENFQMRNTHKTIAQSVVTLSEILELANAHNKEVVVYISMGFGNPYGDPWDVDIVGEWTERLSKMGVRILSLSDTIGSSDPENIDYLFSNLIPQYSNIEFGAHLHTTPTTWFEKVDSAYKAGCMRFDGAIQGFGGCPMAKDELTGNMPTEKLLSYFTSNKNNNLNAMSFESSYNEATKIFTQYH, encoded by the coding sequence ATGAATAAAACACTTAAAATAATTGAATGTCCACGAGATGCTATGCAAGGCATTAAGGATTTTATTCCTACTGATAAAAAGGTACAGTACATTCAATCGCTTTTAAGAGTTGGATTTGATACCATAGACTTCGGAAGCTTTGTCTCTCCAAAAGCCATTCCGCAAATGGTTGACACTGCTGAAGTATTATCAAAGCTCGATTTGAGTACAACTACAAGTAAACTTTTAGCAATTATAGCTAATACACGTGGCGCAAATGATGCTTGTCAACATCCAGAAATTGATTATTTAGGATATCCATTTTCAATATCTGAAAACTTTCAAATGCGTAATACACATAAAACTATTGCGCAATCTGTCGTCACACTTTCTGAAATTTTAGAATTAGCAAATGCACATAATAAAGAAGTCGTGGTTTATATTTCTATGGGATTTGGAAACCCTTATGGAGATCCTTGGGATGTTGATATTGTTGGAGAATGGACAGAACGTCTGAGTAAAATGGGAGTAAGGATTTTGTCTTTAAGTGATACTATTGGAAGCTCTGATCCTGAAAATATTGATTATTTGTTTTCTAATTTAATTCCGCAATATTCTAATATTGAATTTGGAGCACATTTACATACAACACCAACGACTTGGTTTGAAAAAGTAGATTCAGCATATAAAGCAGGATGTATGCGATTTGATGGCGCAATTCAGGGTTTTGGTGGTTGCCCAATGGCGAAAGATGAACTCACAGGAAATATGCCAACCGAAAAACTACTATCCTATTTTACTTCAAATAAAAATAATAATCTTAATGCGATGAGTTTCGAAAGTTCTTATAACGAAGCAACTAAGATTTTTACTCAATATCATTAA
- a CDS encoding TonB-dependent receptor plug domain-containing protein, which translates to MSLNKNFFCIYFLLFSVSLSFSQTTSEIAKDSTKVETLEEVVITGQYNPQSIKKSVHNVIVINRKQIEQQAANNLADLLNFNLNLNIIPNSQSGKSTISFFGLDAQYFNILIDNIPLVSDNGLGNNIDLTQVNLDDVERIEIVEGAMGVEFGANAVSGVINIITKKSIHNDWEIQAYLQEETVSDEYAWFDEGRHIQSINVSHNISDKWFAKIGFNRNDFAGFFNNRQGESYYQNDGLRGYEWLPKHQIVTNALLNYTTKNFRLFYKFEYFNEEINYYDAAVRANIDIDNQTSNPSATDRVFRTNRWVNNLNIDGHLNSGANYNVSISYQQQKRKLNEFNYFILTQNRSSETDEVYQSSKVLFSKGTIDNLVKSDLYNFQLGYEARYIEGFDTQASGDITQVDKTNTQNNMALFGSAEVKLSENFSFRPGVRYEHNSLFNSKFLGSLSARYLLKNGFELRGNIGSSYRVPNFEELYYYFVDSNHDVRGNENLDPENGFSAFVNLKKRSWFKNSSLINNLKFSYIDLSNKIDLAIVNSTPLQYQYINIDSFKLIGITLDNTFKTGGLSFNLGATFQGISRINEDEVNGEDRFLYNFQINTSASYFYQKWNTSFTMLLKYNGQQENYIADGTDTNGNSLFTKATTEAYSWLDASIKKSFFKNKVDVTLGSRNILDITNVNVSSTNTGGTHSANNSALLLGYGRSYYLKLLYNLNF; encoded by the coding sequence ATGAGTCTAAATAAAAATTTTTTTTGTATTTATTTTTTACTTTTTTCAGTCAGTTTATCTTTCTCGCAGACAACCAGCGAGATAGCTAAAGATTCTACTAAAGTTGAAACATTAGAGGAAGTTGTTATCACTGGACAATACAATCCACAGTCTATTAAGAAATCCGTACACAACGTCATTGTAATTAATAGAAAACAAATCGAACAACAAGCTGCAAACAACCTTGCAGATTTATTAAACTTCAATCTTAATCTGAATATTATACCAAATTCTCAATCAGGAAAATCGACTATTTCATTTTTCGGATTAGATGCACAATACTTCAACATATTAATAGATAACATACCATTGGTTAGTGATAATGGTTTAGGAAATAATATCGATTTAACACAAGTAAACCTTGATGATGTTGAACGTATTGAAATTGTAGAAGGCGCAATGGGTGTTGAATTTGGAGCTAATGCAGTATCAGGAGTCATCAATATAATTACTAAAAAATCAATTCATAATGATTGGGAAATTCAGGCCTATCTACAAGAAGAAACTGTTAGCGATGAATATGCATGGTTTGATGAAGGTAGACATATACAGTCTATTAATGTGTCACATAACATAAGTGATAAATGGTTTGCCAAAATTGGCTTTAATAGAAATGATTTTGCAGGTTTTTTTAATAATCGACAAGGTGAAAGTTACTATCAAAATGATGGTTTAAGAGGATACGAATGGCTACCTAAACATCAAATAGTTACAAATGCTTTACTTAATTACACAACTAAAAATTTTAGATTATTTTACAAATTTGAATATTTCAATGAAGAAATAAACTATTACGATGCTGCTGTAAGGGCTAATATAGACATCGATAACCAAACTAGTAACCCTTCTGCTACAGATCGAGTTTTTAGAACCAATAGATGGGTAAACAACCTTAATATTGATGGTCATTTAAACTCAGGTGCAAACTATAATGTTTCAATATCTTATCAACAACAAAAACGTAAATTAAACGAATTCAATTACTTTATTTTAACACAAAATAGAAGTAGCGAAACCGATGAAGTTTATCAATCAAGTAAAGTATTATTCTCAAAAGGAACCATTGATAATCTTGTAAAAAGTGACCTATACAACTTTCAATTAGGCTATGAAGCAAGATATATAGAAGGTTTCGACACACAAGCTTCAGGAGATATAACACAGGTTGACAAAACCAATACACAAAACAATATGGCTCTGTTTGGTTCTGCGGAAGTTAAACTATCTGAAAATTTCTCATTTAGACCAGGAGTTAGATATGAACATAATTCTCTATTTAATTCAAAGTTTTTAGGCTCTTTGAGTGCAAGATATTTACTTAAAAACGGATTTGAACTTCGTGGAAACATTGGAAGTTCATACAGAGTTCCAAACTTCGAGGAACTGTACTATTATTTTGTAGACTCAAATCACGATGTTCGAGGCAATGAAAATCTTGATCCTGAAAACGGATTCTCAGCCTTTGTAAATCTAAAGAAAAGAAGTTGGTTTAAAAATTCATCTTTAATTAACAATTTAAAATTCAGCTATATAGATCTATCAAATAAAATTGATTTAGCAATTGTAAACTCTACGCCTTTACAATATCAATATATTAATATTGATAGTTTTAAACTCATCGGAATCACGCTAGATAATACGTTTAAAACTGGTGGATTATCCTTCAATTTAGGAGCAACCTTCCAAGGCATTTCAAGAATCAATGAAGACGAGGTTAATGGAGAAGATAGATTTCTATATAATTTTCAAATTAATACGAGTGCTTCCTATTTCTATCAAAAATGGAATACTTCATTTACTATGCTGCTCAAATATAATGGTCAACAAGAGAATTATATCGCTGATGGAACAGATACTAATGGCAATTCTCTATTCACAAAAGCAACAACAGAAGCTTATAGCTGGCTTGATGCTTCCATAAAAAAATCATTTTTCAAAAACAAAGTTGATGTGACACTAGGTAGTAGAAATATACTTGACATTACAAACGTAAATGTGAGTAGTACTAATACTGGTGGTACACATTCAGCAAACAACAGCGCTCTTCTTTTGGGCTATGGACGTTCATATTACTTAAAACTATTATATAATTTAAATTTTTAA
- a CDS encoding HmuY family protein, producing the protein MINKLFKTALCLCVIAFTSCSSDDDNPQEPLNIIIDGAAIAPEIGGPNQQNQVYIDLSTNTTTSVQRDSWDLGFYSGNDFRVVINGSIAMATTELYTTDIDAITSSTQEVIDLQPQVKVGTFDSSNLAYVDTFDGNINGTAIEQISDIDSENSVYLVNLGNEVGTDIPATGVSLDGEERGWIKVRILKEGNNYILQYADLDATTHNEVTISKSANYNFTFFSFNTESIVNVEPLATKWDLNFSVFTDEVFAGPDSYGAYIYADFVSSNNLENVGIYMIDTEENTELSYDNFTLLDVDAFNFSTDRRAIGSSWRNGGGPGTAPSLKDNVFYIVNDTDGNLYKLQFLALTNSEGVRGYPEFVYSLLQ; encoded by the coding sequence ATGATAAACAAATTATTCAAAACAGCTTTGTGCTTATGTGTTATTGCTTTTACAAGTTGTAGCAGTGATGATGACAATCCTCAAGAACCATTAAACATTATAATTGATGGCGCAGCGATTGCTCCAGAAATTGGTGGTCCAAACCAACAAAATCAAGTTTATATTGATTTAAGCACTAATACAACTACTAGCGTTCAAAGAGACTCATGGGATTTAGGATTTTATTCTGGAAACGATTTTAGAGTTGTTATCAATGGCTCTATAGCTATGGCAACTACTGAACTTTATACAACTGATATAGATGCAATTACGTCTTCAACGCAAGAGGTTATAGATTTACAACCTCAAGTTAAGGTTGGAACTTTTGATAGCAGTAACTTAGCCTATGTTGATACTTTCGATGGTAATATTAATGGAACTGCAATTGAACAAATATCTGATATTGATTCTGAAAACAGTGTCTACTTAGTAAACCTAGGTAATGAAGTAGGTACTGATATTCCTGCAACAGGTGTTTCCTTAGATGGAGAGGAAAGAGGATGGATAAAAGTACGCATACTAAAAGAGGGTAATAATTATATCTTACAATATGCCGATTTAGATGCTACAACTCATAACGAAGTAACAATTTCAAAAAGTGCAAACTATAATTTTACATTCTTCAGTTTTAATACTGAATCTATTGTAAACGTTGAACCTTTAGCTACAAAGTGGGATTTAAACTTTAGTGTTTTTACTGATGAAGTTTTTGCTGGACCAGACAGCTATGGTGCTTATATTTATGCTGATTTTGTATCGAGTAATAATCTTGAAAATGTTGGTATTTATATGATTGACACAGAAGAAAACACAGAATTATCATATGATAACTTTACATTATTAGATGTTGATGCTTTCAATTTCTCTACTGACAGACGTGCTATTGGTAGTTCTTGGAGAAATGGTGGTGGACCTGGCACTGCACCTTCTTTAAAGGACAATGTGTTTTATATCGTTAATGACACAGATGGAAACTTATATAAGTTACAGTTTTTAGCTTTAACGAATTCTGAAGGTGTTCGAGGATATCCTGAATTTGTATATAGCTTATTACAATAA
- a CDS encoding PepSY domain-containing protein produces the protein MTISIWRFSHLILALVSSVFIILASVTGMILAFEPISNQMQSYGFNEDTTVAATVKSLSKRYDEIITVEIDENDFVIASVITNEGKSDTFYINPETGEKLGSLIEKAPIFSFAINLHRSLFLKSTGRFIVGLVSFFLILMAFSGMILIAKRQGGIRRYFSKVINENFEQYYHVVLGRWILIPIVIVAFTGVYLSLEKFSLLPETKISHEYPELSTLELDKIPISDFEVFKSLKLTDVKRLEFPFSEDVEDYFFIKLKDKELLVNQYSGVIVSEQKYPLVQLVSQWSLFLHTGQGTILWSIVLFLVCVTLLFFIYSGFAMTLKRRKNTNIPKNKFTQDTSEIIILVGSETGSTFRFASLFYEALITQGKSVFISEMNSYTNYQQAKQILIFTSTYGEGDAPINANRFKHLVTTIPQNKTIDYAIVGYGSLLYPDYCKFAETVDDVLKSHQGFQQSSEVFKINNQSFETFQIWVNQWSTINNVQLQVKQPSVKLNSKNTREFKVVKRTDLNCDQTFILQLKPNKKETFHSGDLLAFRPDDNQAVRYYSVAKIGDDVLLSIKKHEKGLCSSYLSTLKVNDLVSATVKPNSVFHVPKSSKAVVMIANGTGIAPFLGMIGSNLLQKEIHLFLGLRTKTSFELYSTLIENALNQSQLKTCQVAYSQEQKEKIYVQDLIAQQADFIATHLKNEGVIMICGSIVMQNQVLKQLRDITSSKLNVLLSEFEANSQIKMDCY, from the coding sequence ATGACCATTTCTATCTGGAGATTTAGTCACCTTATTCTGGCTTTAGTTTCTTCTGTATTTATAATTTTAGCTTCGGTTACTGGAATGATTTTGGCTTTTGAGCCCATTTCTAATCAGATGCAATCATATGGTTTTAATGAAGACACAACAGTTGCAGCAACAGTAAAAAGTTTAAGCAAACGCTATGATGAAATCATCACTGTCGAAATCGATGAGAATGATTTTGTTATAGCTTCTGTGATTACAAATGAAGGTAAAAGTGATACCTTTTACATCAACCCTGAAACAGGTGAAAAGCTAGGAAGCTTAATCGAAAAAGCACCTATTTTTAGTTTTGCAATCAATTTACATCGCTCACTATTTTTAAAATCTACAGGACGCTTTATTGTAGGTTTGGTGTCTTTCTTTTTAATTTTAATGGCGTTTTCTGGAATGATTTTAATAGCCAAAAGGCAAGGAGGTATTCGTCGATATTTTTCTAAAGTTATTAATGAAAACTTCGAACAATATTATCACGTCGTTCTTGGTCGTTGGATTTTAATTCCGATTGTGATTGTGGCATTTACAGGTGTATATTTGTCTTTAGAAAAATTTTCATTGCTTCCTGAAACCAAGATTAGTCATGAGTATCCTGAGCTTTCAACTTTAGAACTTGATAAAATTCCAATTTCAGATTTCGAAGTTTTTAAAAGCTTAAAGTTAACAGATGTAAAACGCTTAGAGTTTCCATTTTCTGAAGATGTAGAAGATTATTTCTTCATTAAGTTGAAAGACAAAGAACTTCTAGTCAATCAATATTCAGGAGTAATAGTAAGTGAGCAAAAATATCCATTAGTGCAATTAGTTTCACAGTGGAGTTTGTTTTTGCATACTGGTCAAGGTACCATTTTATGGTCTATTGTGTTGTTTTTAGTTTGTGTGACGTTATTGTTTTTTATCTATTCCGGATTTGCAATGACTTTAAAACGTAGAAAAAACACCAATATTCCAAAGAATAAATTTACTCAAGACACTTCAGAAATTATTATTCTTGTGGGTTCAGAAACAGGAAGTACGTTTCGTTTTGCGAGTTTGTTTTATGAAGCACTAATTACTCAAGGTAAATCCGTTTTTATTTCTGAAATGAATTCGTACACCAACTATCAACAAGCTAAACAGATTCTCATTTTTACATCCACTTATGGTGAAGGTGATGCGCCAATTAATGCGAATAGATTTAAACACTTAGTAACAACAATTCCTCAAAATAAAACTATAGATTATGCTATTGTAGGTTATGGATCTTTACTCTATCCTGACTATTGTAAATTTGCTGAAACTGTTGATGATGTATTGAAATCACATCAAGGTTTTCAGCAAAGCTCAGAAGTATTCAAAATCAATAATCAGTCCTTTGAAACTTTTCAAATTTGGGTGAATCAATGGAGTACAATTAATAATGTACAACTTCAGGTTAAGCAACCTTCTGTTAAATTGAATTCAAAAAATACAAGAGAATTTAAAGTGGTAAAACGCACAGACCTAAATTGTGATCAAACGTTTATATTACAATTAAAACCGAATAAAAAGGAGACATTTCATTCAGGAGATTTATTAGCATTTAGACCAGATGATAATCAAGCTGTTCGATATTATTCTGTAGCAAAAATAGGTGATGATGTATTGTTAAGTATCAAAAAGCATGAAAAAGGCTTGTGTTCTTCATATTTAAGTACACTTAAGGTTAATGACTTAGTTTCAGCAACTGTTAAACCTAATTCAGTGTTTCATGTTCCGAAGTCCTCAAAAGCTGTTGTTATGATTGCCAACGGAACTGGAATTGCACCTTTTTTAGGAATGATTGGTAGCAATTTATTACAAAAGGAAATTCATCTATTCTTAGGGTTACGTACTAAAACGTCTTTTGAACTTTATTCCACTTTAATTGAAAACGCATTGAATCAAAGTCAATTAAAAACTTGCCAAGTAGCTTATTCGCAAGAGCAAAAAGAAAAAATATATGTTCAGGATTTGATAGCTCAACAAGCTGATTTTATAGCAACACATTTAAAAAATGAAGGTGTTATAATGATTTGCGGATCCATAGTAATGCAAAATCAGGTCTTAAAACAATTAAGAGATATAACAAGCAGCAAACTTAATGTGTTATTGAGCGAATTTGAAGCCAATTCGCAAATTAAAATGGATTGCTATTAA